The following coding sequences are from one Ruminococcus flavefaciens AE3010 window:
- a CDS encoding PP2C family protein-serine/threonine phosphatase: protein MEYIAACDTDVGITKTINQDSVCIKTAKTNTGRAALILVCDGMGGLSRGELASAEVVRSFADWFDSELPFELPEWDWHTAAHNVISRLRRLNAKLVDYGRHECMQLGTTATGIIAVDSQFMTFHVGDTRIYKVSDKLSQLTDDHTFVNREVKLGNMTPEEALTDPRRNALVQCIGVTDDVFPEVKLGDLESGVNYMICSDGFRHVLTKKELFEELSPQKLVTKADMQEKLRQLIETVKDRDESDNITAALFRPEL from the coding sequence ATGGAATATATTGCAGCCTGCGATACCGATGTAGGTATCACAAAAACTATCAATCAGGACAGCGTCTGCATCAAGACCGCAAAGACAAATACGGGCAGAGCTGCACTTATACTGGTCTGTGACGGCATGGGCGGACTCTCACGGGGAGAGCTTGCCAGCGCCGAGGTAGTGCGCAGCTTTGCGGACTGGTTCGACAGCGAGCTGCCCTTTGAGCTTCCCGAATGGGACTGGCACACCGCCGCACACAACGTTATAAGCAGACTGCGCCGCCTCAATGCGAAGCTGGTGGACTACGGCAGACATGAGTGTATGCAGCTGGGTACTACCGCTACAGGCATTATCGCCGTGGATTCTCAGTTCATGACCTTCCATGTGGGCGACACCCGCATATACAAGGTGTCGGATAAGCTGAGCCAGCTCACTGACGACCATACCTTCGTGAACCGCGAGGTAAAGCTTGGCAATATGACTCCCGAGGAAGCCCTCACCGACCCGCGCAGAAACGCTCTTGTGCAGTGTATCGGCGTTACGGACGATGTGTTCCCCGAGGTAAAGCTGGGCGACCTTGAAAGCGGCGTTAACTATATGATATGCTCCGACGGCTTCCGCCATGTGCTCACAAAAAAGGAGCTCTTTGAGGAGCTCTCGCCGCAAAAGCTCGTTACAAAGGCGGATATGCAGGAGAAGCTCCGTCAGCTCATAGAGACAGTCAAGGACAGAGACGAGAGCGACAATATCACCGCCGCACTGTTCAGACCCGAGCTGTAA